In a genomic window of Pseudomonas mohnii:
- a CDS encoding cupin domain-containing protein, protein MIQSMIKTAGLAALLVASAAMPLAQAQPLPLDKVGALHNEDVEWRNFPAFPSEVKLAVIAGDPSKPAPYVVRVKVPNGIKLMPHTHPEDRIYTVMSGVFYIGFGTVFDPDKLVAYGPGSVVILPANTPHFHWAKSGEYISQVYGTGPLGLKYVDDHDDPRNASK, encoded by the coding sequence ATGATTCAAAGCATGATCAAAACGGCGGGTCTGGCCGCCCTGCTTGTCGCAAGCGCGGCAATGCCCCTGGCCCAGGCACAACCCTTGCCACTCGATAAAGTCGGTGCCTTGCATAATGAAGACGTGGAATGGCGCAACTTTCCGGCTTTTCCGAGTGAAGTGAAACTCGCTGTTATCGCCGGCGACCCCAGTAAACCTGCACCTTATGTAGTGCGAGTCAAAGTGCCCAACGGCATCAAGTTAATGCCCCATACTCATCCGGAAGATCGTATCTACACCGTCATGTCCGGTGTGTTCTACATCGGCTTCGGCACTGTTTTTGATCCGGACAAACTGGTGGCGTATGGTCCGGGGAGTGTGGTGATACTCCCGGCCAATACGCCGCACTTTCATTGGGCGAAATCAGGGGAATACATCTCGCAAGTCTACGGAACGGGGCCGCTGGGGCTCAAGTATGTGGATGACCATGACGATCCGCGCAACGCGTCGAAGTGA
- a CDS encoding isochorismate lyase — translation MDVSNQLQPSECAGMEDIRREIDALDRAVIKLLGKRFQYVLAASKFKTSAASVRARERFNAMLATRREWAEAEGLSPDAIEKLYSDLVNHFIAEEMKHWSAQLPTT, via the coding sequence ATGGACGTTTCCAATCAATTGCAACCCTCAGAATGTGCCGGAATGGAGGACATCAGACGCGAGATCGATGCCCTCGACCGGGCCGTTATCAAGCTGTTGGGCAAGCGTTTCCAGTACGTGCTTGCGGCTTCGAAATTCAAGACCTCTGCGGCCTCGGTGCGTGCCCGGGAGCGATTCAATGCCATGCTCGCGACCCGCCGCGAATGGGCAGAGGCCGAAGGCCTGAGCCCGGATGCAATCGAAAAGTTGTATAGCGACTTGGTTAACCACTTCATTGCCGAAGAAATGAAACACTGGTCGGCGCAATTGCCCACTACGTAA
- a CDS encoding LysR family transcriptional regulator: MDKFSNMSVFVKVVEMGTFTAVANHLDSTVGNVSRAVSALETMLDARLLQRSTRRLSVTDAGRRFYERCTAILADLENAEAEASDSILEPKGTLRVHSVPGLARHLVTRAVLEYRKEFPAVTVDLLLSQRMPNLLEDQLDVSILIARTLPDSAYVSQKIGVSHCVLVASPAYLAQHAPPAKPEDLNDHQCLLLGTVDYARDEWQLRSKSGTATFVPTGPSFSVNDMDAMAVAVRSGAGIGLLAGFSAIDDLRSGQLVRVLPEYHTYERNVYAVYTSRQFVDAKITRFVETLKARVGGQLADTARELIGRSPA; the protein is encoded by the coding sequence ATGGACAAATTTTCAAATATGTCTGTGTTCGTAAAAGTCGTTGAGATGGGCACTTTCACTGCAGTGGCCAACCATCTGGACTCAACAGTCGGCAATGTGTCCCGTGCCGTTTCTGCGCTCGAAACAATGCTCGATGCCCGCCTGCTGCAAAGGTCCACTCGCCGTCTTTCCGTGACTGACGCAGGTCGACGATTTTACGAACGCTGTACGGCAATCCTGGCCGACCTCGAAAACGCTGAAGCCGAAGCAAGTGATTCGATCCTGGAACCCAAGGGCACGCTACGGGTTCATAGCGTGCCCGGCCTTGCGCGTCATCTGGTGACCCGCGCCGTCCTTGAGTACCGCAAGGAGTTTCCGGCAGTCACGGTCGATTTGCTGCTATCCCAACGGATGCCGAACCTGCTGGAAGACCAACTGGATGTTTCAATTCTGATTGCCAGAACGCTGCCGGATTCAGCGTACGTCAGTCAAAAGATTGGGGTCAGTCATTGCGTGCTGGTCGCGTCCCCTGCCTACCTGGCACAACATGCACCGCCGGCGAAGCCTGAAGACCTCAACGATCATCAGTGCCTGTTGCTGGGAACCGTTGATTACGCACGGGATGAATGGCAACTGAGAAGCAAATCCGGCACCGCCACTTTCGTACCCACCGGGCCGAGCTTTAGCGTAAATGATATGGATGCAATGGCAGTCGCTGTTCGATCCGGAGCGGGGATTGGCTTATTGGCCGGATTCTCGGCCATCGACGATCTGCGCTCGGGACAACTCGTGCGCGTTTTGCCGGAGTACCATACCTACGAGCGCAATGTTTATGCCGTTTACACTTCCCGCCAGTTTGTCGATGCGAAGATAACCCGCTTCGTAGAAACGCTAAAAGCGCGGGTGGGTGGCCAATTGGCAGACACTGCAAGAGAGCTTATCGGTAGGTCACCGGCTTGA